From one Streptomyces mobaraensis genomic stretch:
- the prfB gene encoding peptide chain release factor 2, producing MAVVDVSEELKSLSSTMGSIEAVLDLDKMRADIAVLEEQAAAPSLWDDPEAAQKITSQLSHLQAELRKAETLRGRIDDLAVLFELAEAEDDADALAEAETELVSVRKALDEMEVRTLLSGEYDAREALVNIRAEAGGVDASDFAERLQRMYLRWAERHGYKTEIYETSYAEEAGIKSTTFAVQVPYAYGTLSVEQGTHRLVRISPFDNQGRRQTSFAGVEVLPVVETTDHVEIDESDLRVDVYRSSGPGGQGVNTTDSAVRLTHLPTGIVVSCQNERSQIQNKATAMNVLQAKLLERRRQEEQAKMDALKGDSGGSWGNQMRSYVLHPYQMVKDLRTEFEVGNPQAVLDGDIDGFLEAGIRWRKQQEK from the coding sequence GTGGCAGTCGTTGACGTATCCGAAGAGCTCAAGTCCCTCTCCTCCACCATGGGGTCGATCGAGGCCGTCCTGGACCTCGACAAGATGAGGGCCGACATCGCCGTGCTCGAGGAGCAGGCGGCAGCCCCGTCGCTGTGGGACGACCCGGAGGCGGCGCAGAAGATCACCAGTCAGCTGTCGCACCTCCAGGCCGAGCTGCGCAAGGCCGAGACGCTGCGCGGCCGCATCGACGACCTCGCGGTGCTCTTCGAGCTCGCCGAGGCCGAGGACGACGCCGACGCCCTCGCCGAGGCGGAGACCGAGCTCGTCTCCGTGCGCAAGGCGCTCGACGAGATGGAGGTCCGCACCCTCCTCTCCGGCGAGTACGACGCCCGTGAGGCGCTCGTCAACATCCGGGCCGAGGCCGGCGGCGTGGACGCCTCCGACTTCGCCGAGCGCCTCCAGCGGATGTACCTGCGCTGGGCCGAGCGCCACGGCTACAAGACGGAGATCTACGAGACCTCGTACGCCGAAGAGGCCGGCATCAAGTCGACCACCTTCGCCGTTCAGGTCCCCTACGCCTACGGCACCCTCTCCGTCGAGCAGGGCACCCACCGCCTGGTGCGCATCTCGCCCTTCGACAACCAGGGCCGCCGCCAGACCTCGTTCGCGGGCGTCGAGGTGCTGCCGGTCGTCGAGACGACCGACCACGTCGAGATCGACGAGTCCGACCTCCGCGTCGACGTCTACCGCTCCTCCGGCCCCGGCGGCCAGGGCGTCAACACCACCGACTCCGCGGTGCGCCTGACGCACCTCCCGACCGGCATCGTCGTCTCCTGCCAGAACGAGCGCTCGCAGATCCAGAACAAGGCGACCGCGATGAACGTCCTCCAGGCCAAACTGCTGGAGCGGCGCCGCCAGGAGGAGCAGGCCAAGATGGACGCCCTCAAGGGCGACAGCGGCGGCTCGTGGGGCAACCAGATGCGGTCGTACGTCCTGCACCCCTACCAGATGGTGAAGGACCTGCGCACCGAGTTCGAGGTGGGCAACCCGCAGGCCGTGCTCGACGGTGACATCGACGGCTTCCTGGAGGCCGGCATCCGCTGGCGCAAGCAGCAGGAAAAGTAA
- a CDS encoding serine/threonine-protein kinase yields the protein MRPVGSKYLLEEPLGRGATGTVWRASQREAAGAEAAVAGQPGETVAIKVLKEELANDADVVMRFLRERSVLLRLTHPNIVRTRDLVVEGDLLALVMDLVDGPDLHRYLRENGPFTPVAAALLTAQIADALAASHADGVVHRDLKPANVLLKNEDGRMHPMLTDFGIARLADSPGLTRTHEFVGTPAYVAPESAEGRPQTSAVDIYGAGILLYELVTGRPPFAGATALEVLHQHLSAEPRRPTTVPEPLWTVIERCLSKRPEGRPSAENLARALRVVAAGIGVHASPAQAEAALGVAALLAPDPQPAQVPGTGLAGRQGGPGAGFGDADPTQVLPPTVDPSAGQGPGAYDPNAATSVLPSTPPGADAGPTQILPTGSAPGPDGTRIMPTGPGGYGGADPTRAMPPVGPDQQQADGPHPWQTQLRAARDRNDQTQVQYLDPSEDPLRRRPTRRPAPQQPYQQPQQPPYPQQGYPDQQGYANPQYPGPQQPPYPQQAQQYPPQQPQQQRQAAPQRPAPQRPERRRPEPRRQQPAPAPEPQRYAPPEPEPAPRREPRPPRQRSANPMRIPGLGCLKGCLFVIVILVIGSWAVWEFTPLKDWVADGRSFWDAAWDWVTKAKDWVSELGSKA from the coding sequence GTGCGGCCGGTAGGCAGCAAATACCTGCTCGAAGAGCCGCTCGGACGCGGGGCGACGGGCACGGTCTGGCGGGCGAGCCAGCGGGAGGCGGCGGGTGCCGAGGCGGCCGTGGCCGGGCAGCCTGGTGAGACCGTCGCCATCAAGGTCCTCAAGGAGGAGCTGGCCAACGACGCGGACGTCGTCATGCGCTTCCTGCGTGAGCGCTCCGTGCTGCTGCGGCTCACCCACCCGAACATCGTCCGCACCCGCGACCTCGTCGTCGAGGGCGATCTGCTGGCCCTGGTGATGGACCTGGTCGACGGCCCGGACCTGCACCGCTACCTGCGGGAGAACGGCCCGTTCACCCCGGTGGCCGCGGCCCTGCTGACCGCCCAGATCGCCGACGCCCTGGCGGCCAGCCACGCCGACGGCGTCGTCCACCGCGACCTCAAGCCGGCCAACGTCCTCCTGAAGAACGAGGACGGCCGGATGCACCCGATGCTGACGGACTTCGGCATCGCGCGCCTCGCGGACTCGCCCGGCCTGACCCGCACCCACGAGTTCGTCGGCACTCCGGCGTACGTCGCGCCGGAGTCCGCCGAGGGCCGCCCGCAGACCTCCGCCGTCGACATCTACGGCGCCGGCATCCTGCTGTACGAGCTGGTCACCGGCCGTCCGCCGTTCGCCGGGGCGACCGCCCTGGAGGTGCTGCACCAGCACCTGAGCGCGGAGCCGCGCCGCCCCACCACCGTCCCCGAGCCCCTGTGGACGGTCATCGAACGCTGTCTGAGCAAGCGCCCGGAGGGGCGGCCGAGCGCCGAGAACCTGGCCCGCGCCCTGCGCGTGGTGGCCGCCGGCATCGGTGTGCACGCCAGCCCCGCCCAGGCCGAGGCGGCGCTCGGCGTCGCGGCCCTGCTCGCCCCCGACCCGCAGCCGGCCCAGGTGCCCGGTACGGGCCTGGCGGGCCGGCAGGGCGGGCCCGGCGCCGGCTTCGGCGACGCGGACCCCACCCAGGTGCTGCCCCCGACCGTCGACCCGTCGGCCGGCCAGGGCCCGGGCGCCTACGACCCGAACGCGGCGACCAGCGTGCTGCCCAGCACCCCGCCGGGCGCGGACGCCGGCCCGACCCAGATCCTGCCCACCGGCTCCGCGCCGGGCCCCGACGGCACCCGGATCATGCCCACCGGCCCCGGTGGGTACGGCGGCGCGGACCCGACGCGCGCCATGCCGCCCGTCGGCCCGGACCAGCAGCAGGCCGACGGTCCGCACCCCTGGCAGACGCAGCTGCGCGCGGCCCGCGACCGCAACGACCAGACGCAGGTCCAGTACCTGGACCCCAGCGAGGACCCGCTGCGCCGGCGCCCCACGCGCCGCCCGGCCCCGCAGCAGCCGTACCAGCAGCCCCAGCAGCCTCCGTACCCGCAACAGGGCTACCCGGACCAGCAGGGTTACGCGAACCCGCAGTACCCCGGCCCCCAGCAGCCGCCGTACCCCCAGCAGGCACAGCAGTACCCGCCACAGCAGCCGCAGCAGCAGCGTCAGGCCGCGCCTCAGCGGCCCGCTCCCCAGCGGCCCGAGCGCCGTCGCCCCGAGCCGCGCCGGCAGCAGCCCGCGCCCGCGCCGGAGCCGCAGCGGTACGCGCCGCCCGAGCCGGAGCCCGCGCCCCGGCGCGAGCCCCGGCCGCCCCGGCAGCGCAGCGCGAACCCCATGCGCATCCCTGGCCTCGGGTGCCTCAAGGGCTGCCTTTTTGTGATCGTCATCCTGGTCATCGGCTCCTGGGCGGTATGGGAGTTCACCCCGCTCAAGGACTGGGTCGCCGACGGCAGGAGCTTCTGGGACGCCGCCTGGGACTGGGTCACCAAGGCCAAGGACTGGGTGTCCGAGCTGGGTTCGAAGGCGTAG
- a CDS encoding serine/threonine-protein kinase, producing the protein MARKIGSRYTAHQVLGRGSAGTVWLGEGPEGPVAIKLLREDLASDQELVGRFVQERAALLGLDHPRVVGVRDLVVDGADLALVMDLVRGTDLRTRLDHERRLAPEAAVAIVADVADALAAAHKAGVVHRDVKPENVLLDMQGPLGPGGAHPALLTDFGIARLVDAPRPARDRQPGSGAGGRAAGQRSVIGTPDYLAPEIIEGLPPRASVDVYALATVLYELLAGFTPFGGGHPGAVLRRHVTETVAPLPGIPDELWQLIVQCLAKAPASRLRASELASRLRELLPGLAGLPPLDIDEPGAEEEGAHGEYAGHGEPGEAFADGAGAPGTAYDGQGAPAGTAPAPRRRGAVPLVPTPAFDSTRDTHTSMRVPGPEELAGGAHGTARAPRAAGEPRAGSARHRTPAEARRRRRIKLGAAAAALAAAAGVGGWLATADHDSGDAKPGVHRTDTPQGELP; encoded by the coding sequence TTGGCACGGAAGATCGGCAGCCGGTACACCGCCCACCAGGTCCTCGGCCGGGGCAGCGCCGGAACGGTGTGGCTGGGCGAGGGGCCCGAGGGCCCGGTCGCGATCAAGCTCCTGCGTGAGGACCTCGCGTCCGACCAGGAGCTCGTCGGCCGGTTCGTCCAGGAGCGCGCCGCCCTCCTCGGTCTCGACCACCCGCGTGTGGTCGGCGTCCGCGACCTGGTCGTGGACGGCGCCGACCTCGCCCTGGTGATGGACCTGGTCCGGGGCACGGACCTGCGCACCCGGCTCGACCACGAGCGCCGGCTGGCCCCCGAGGCGGCCGTCGCCATCGTCGCGGACGTCGCCGACGCCCTGGCCGCCGCGCACAAGGCGGGGGTCGTCCACCGCGACGTCAAACCGGAGAACGTCCTCCTCGACATGCAGGGCCCGCTCGGCCCCGGCGGCGCCCACCCGGCGCTGCTGACCGACTTCGGCATCGCGCGCCTCGTGGACGCCCCCCGCCCAGCCCGGGACCGGCAGCCGGGCTCCGGCGCGGGCGGCCGGGCGGCCGGGCAGCGGAGCGTCATCGGGACCCCGGACTACCTCGCCCCCGAGATCATCGAGGGGCTGCCGCCGCGCGCCTCCGTCGACGTGTACGCGCTGGCGACCGTCCTCTACGAACTGCTCGCCGGGTTCACGCCGTTCGGCGGCGGGCACCCCGGGGCCGTCCTGCGGCGGCACGTCACCGAGACGGTGGCGCCGCTGCCGGGCATCCCCGACGAGCTGTGGCAGCTGATCGTCCAGTGCCTGGCCAAGGCGCCCGCCTCCCGGCTGCGCGCCTCCGAGCTGGCCTCCCGGCTGCGGGAGCTGCTCCCCGGACTGGCCGGGCTGCCGCCGCTCGACATCGACGAGCCGGGCGCCGAAGAAGAGGGGGCGCACGGGGAGTACGCCGGGCACGGTGAGCCCGGTGAGGCGTTCGCCGACGGCGCCGGGGCGCCCGGCACGGCGTACGACGGGCAGGGCGCGCCCGCCGGTACGGCGCCCGCGCCGCGTCGCCGGGGTGCGGTCCCCCTCGTGCCCACCCCCGCCTTCGACTCCACCCGGGACACGCATACGAGCATGCGCGTACCGGGTCCCGAGGAGCTCGCGGGCGGCGCGCACGGCACGGCCCGCGCTCCCCGGGCCGCCGGTGAGCCCCGGGCCGGCTCCGCCCGCCACCGCACCCCCGCCGAGGCCCGGCGCCGCCGCCGGATCAAGCTGGGCGCCGCGGCGGCGGCCCTGGCCGCCGCGGCGGGCGTGGGCGGCTGGCTGGCCACCGCGGACCACGACTCCGGCGACGCCAAGCCGGGCGTGCACCGCACGGACACCCCCCAGGGCGAGCTCCCGTAG
- a CDS encoding FtsK/SpoIIIE domain-containing protein translates to MQIRLTVLGPSLGGHAAHACDVLVTAPAGTALAGVTSGLAAVLAAAGSDLGTGVVAVYAGTERLDAHRCALGEPPLIDGAVLSLGTPADPERHPTTPLTLPAETTARLHVVSGPDAGGVHLLHGGEVRIGRSSAADIPVDDPDVSRLHCAVTLGDDGRVTLHDLGSTNGTTLDATPVDERPVPFRPGALLRAGESTLVLHGPDGTDGRSAAPAPAFGTTADGPGSPLLLPTSPDGEGHLRVTPRAHRPTAVTRTDVPGPRGGRAAGGAGGMAAAGTRHASPRDAGGSGSAGSSTPGGSGGRPATSRTDLREGAQGRTETPGRTTRSAGAAATGRTAGTHEPPHGGAGSAPAVPGGRPAADSAHTGRHHETGHSPTAADVASAVRTADPAPDAPRPGQAAGPRSGAAAPRTHGLPGGEGRGADARAADPRPSRPENAENAAGRGPETGAPRAGRVPAHRPASASRDTDHTLRRSDGDGDGPATAGSAQHRAPSTMGAHASPKGPAVVSAGSDARPVTAHSDAGPRVGAHEEAAAGGGDGRAPSPAGPPHGEDHGTHGRGVAAGGSARPYEAPTADTRTQAHVAMAADGGGAAYSGTGVPTGRGGASAPHASRANGFAHGASGHTDAGGQASGAAGRGHGPSAPDRARGLDGTRAADVGASPHVAGRGDGGRDQGAGADSRFRPGSDSGFGPGSHLGSGFGSGEQRPGQAGHATDGGTTPPDSRAGTTTSRTGGPAPAGTGHDAGAPAPQRGAASPDGPQAGTSGQGSRVQDALGQRAHGEPDGPDDAFGRAAGTRGVRDARSTGPANGLPGNAGAPPAASDGRGDRVTGAGSAASRVPTTADSERSTHARGFGAEAGASGGVSRSEGAEALDAARRAVAQHGDLTAADSRRTASGAGVPGQARTASGAGVPGAVSRGHASGAGLSAAGRTDAGTTETAPPANGVRHDAGTGRTGTGTTSTGTARFAATSTADDPRPTHLPGHSGHTTPHVPQQPRAEHRDTAPVTGLDAPSEAGRPSWATGHPRPHAASASEAGRTPGTAREADPAHAPAAPTTDHRGAAHLRSPASDASGTAHPTAGGHGGQHRTDALAARTPQVTARIPAEPEAAGDAPAPGPQTLYADGSPAAPAPAPGPDGAPSPAPGKRPRGRGIAAWARRLTGGRGDRQPQTADTGVDAAQPPVIGVPAETGPGRADARGAAADAASLRERWPDPAAVLLTALGPGPRLWERGPDHADLLTVRLGTADRYAPAPDTATGRTLLPAVPVTVALRQAGSLGLAGPRGRLAGLARSALAHLAALHSPSVLEFVLIAADPARPADRRQAEWAWLGWLPHLRPAYGQDCRLLVAYDREQAAARAAELVRRLDDGPLGPGWPTAPLEDVAAAADRHPGPYTVVIVDGDPGTSALRETVARLAARGAAAGIHLICLAEAPATTASSPVSAALETAAAGSPAFPHCGAVALLGGDVATVVQVIERTARPGDRSGSAPPPGGSVVAAVDAVSGAWAERFARALAPLRVTDADPTGRSARVAALPRTARLLDELGLARATPASLTARWAEATDPGSRPGGRAVAVLGAGPHGPLAVDLAADGPHLLVEGGPGSGKTELLRSLAASLAAADRPDRLSLVLVDGAAAERGEGLRVCTDLPHVSTYLAASDPVRMREFAQALGSELKRRAELLGTLDFTAWHERHTSPPPQVVTPRRSADPSSGDLDSPPTGTLRLRPARGGDSAARTAETALPRLVVLVDDYDALVAPALGSTGRPAAGSVVRALEAVARDGERLGIHLVAASGRPDRTDGTEAAERAALRAALEIAPAEAGAQGDGGPAPGRGRLRRPDDEAVTPFQAGRVTGRIPRTATLRPTVVPLDWQRMGDPPTRRPVRELGNGPTDLALLASALQRAAQSAGARPAPPLL, encoded by the coding sequence ATGCAGATCCGGCTGACCGTCCTCGGGCCGTCGCTCGGCGGCCACGCCGCGCACGCCTGCGACGTTCTGGTGACCGCCCCGGCGGGCACCGCCCTCGCCGGTGTGACGAGCGGCCTGGCCGCCGTCCTGGCCGCGGCCGGTTCCGACCTCGGTACCGGGGTCGTCGCCGTCTACGCGGGCACCGAGCGGCTGGACGCCCACCGCTGTGCGCTGGGCGAGCCCCCGCTGATCGACGGCGCGGTGCTCTCCCTCGGCACCCCCGCCGACCCCGAGCGGCACCCCACCACGCCCCTCACCCTGCCGGCGGAGACCACCGCCCGGCTCCACGTCGTCTCCGGGCCGGACGCGGGCGGAGTGCACCTGTTGCACGGCGGCGAGGTCCGCATCGGCCGCTCCTCGGCGGCCGACATCCCGGTGGACGACCCGGACGTCTCCCGGCTGCACTGCGCGGTCACCCTGGGCGACGACGGCCGCGTGACCCTCCACGACCTCGGCTCGACCAACGGCACCACCCTGGACGCGACCCCGGTCGACGAACGCCCCGTGCCGTTCCGCCCCGGGGCACTGCTCCGCGCGGGCGAATCGACCCTGGTCCTGCACGGCCCCGACGGCACGGACGGCCGTTCCGCCGCTCCCGCCCCCGCGTTCGGCACGACGGCGGACGGGCCCGGCTCCCCCCTCCTCCTCCCCACATCACCCGACGGCGAGGGACACCTTCGGGTGACGCCCCGGGCACACCGTCCGACGGCCGTCACCCGGACGGACGTCCCCGGGCCCCGGGGCGGACGCGCGGCGGGCGGCGCGGGCGGGATGGCCGCCGCCGGGACGCGGCACGCGTCGCCGCGCGACGCCGGGGGTTCCGGTTCGGCCGGGTCGAGCACGCCGGGCGGGTCCGGCGGGCGACCCGCCACGTCCAGGACGGACCTGCGCGAGGGCGCCCAAGGGCGCACGGAGACGCCCGGCCGCACCACACGCTCCGCCGGGGCCGCCGCGACAGGCAGGACGGCCGGGACGCACGAACCCCCGCACGGCGGCGCGGGTTCCGCACCGGCCGTGCCCGGCGGGCGACCCGCCGCGGACTCCGCGCACACCGGTCGGCACCACGAAACCGGCCACTCCCCCACGGCAGCCGACGTCGCGTCCGCCGTACGGACGGCCGATCCCGCCCCGGACGCACCCCGCCCGGGGCAGGCTGCCGGGCCTCGCTCCGGGGCCGCGGCCCCGCGCACGCACGGGCTGCCCGGCGGGGAGGGGAGGGGCGCGGACGCCCGCGCGGCGGACCCGCGTCCGTCCCGTCCCGAGAACGCCGAGAACGCGGCCGGCCGCGGACCGGAAACCGGGGCGCCCCGGGCCGGACGGGTCCCCGCCCACCGGCCGGCGAGCGCGTCCCGGGACACGGACCACACGCTTCGGAGAAGCGACGGCGACGGCGACGGCCCGGCGACAGCGGGAAGCGCGCAGCACCGCGCCCCGTCCACCATGGGCGCCCATGCCTCTCCCAAAGGCCCGGCGGTGGTGTCCGCCGGTTCCGACGCGCGCCCCGTCACCGCCCATTCGGACGCCGGGCCCCGGGTCGGAGCCCACGAGGAAGCGGCGGCCGGGGGCGGGGACGGTCGGGCGCCGAGCCCGGCCGGCCCTCCGCACGGCGAGGACCACGGCACGCACGGCCGCGGAGTGGCGGCCGGCGGATCGGCGCGGCCGTACGAGGCACCCACCGCGGACACCCGTACCCAGGCCCACGTGGCCATGGCCGCTGATGGTGGCGGAGCCGCGTACTCCGGCACCGGGGTCCCCACGGGACGTGGTGGCGCATCGGCGCCGCACGCGTCCCGGGCGAACGGCTTCGCCCACGGCGCGTCGGGCCATACGGACGCCGGCGGCCAGGCGTCGGGCGCGGCCGGGCGCGGGCACGGACCGTCCGCACCGGACAGGGCGCGCGGCCTCGACGGCACCCGGGCAGCGGACGTGGGCGCGTCCCCGCACGTTGCGGGCCGGGGGGACGGCGGTCGGGACCAGGGGGCCGGGGCCGACTCCCGTTTCCGTCCTGGTTCCGATTCCGGCTTCGGTCCGGGTTCCCATCTCGGTTCCGGTTTCGGTTCCGGTGAGCAGCGGCCCGGCCAGGCCGGGCACGCGACCGACGGAGGCACCACGCCTCCCGACAGCCGCGCCGGGACCACGACTTCACGCACGGGCGGCCCGGCCCCGGCCGGTACCGGCCACGATGCCGGCGCCCCCGCGCCGCAGCGAGGAGCCGCAAGCCCCGACGGCCCCCAGGCGGGCACGTCCGGACAGGGCTCTCGCGTTCAAGACGCCCTCGGCCAAAGGGCTCACGGTGAACCAGATGGCCCCGACGACGCGTTCGGCCGCGCGGCCGGGACGCGAGGCGTTCGGGACGCCCGTTCCACCGGCCCGGCGAACGGGCTGCCGGGGAACGCCGGAGCGCCCCCGGCGGCGTCCGACGGTCGTGGCGACCGCGTGACCGGCGCGGGTTCCGCGGCGTCCCGCGTTCCCACGACCGCCGACTCCGAACGCAGCACGCACGCGCGCGGGTTCGGGGCGGAGGCCGGTGCATCCGGCGGCGTCTCCCGGTCGGAGGGCGCGGAAGCCCTCGACGCCGCTCGGCGTGCCGTCGCGCAGCACGGTGACCTGACGGCGGCCGACAGCCGGCGCACCGCCTCGGGCGCGGGCGTTCCCGGTCAGGCCAGGACCGCGAGCGGCGCCGGGGTGCCGGGCGCCGTGAGCAGGGGGCACGCGTCGGGCGCCGGGCTGTCGGCGGCCGGCCGTACGGACGCCGGAACGACGGAGACCGCCCCGCCCGCGAACGGCGTCCGGCACGACGCGGGCACGGGCAGGACGGGCACGGGCACGACGAGCACCGGAACCGCCCGCTTCGCCGCGACCTCAACGGCCGATGACCCGCGCCCCACCCACCTGCCCGGCCACTCCGGCCACACGACGCCTCACGTCCCCCAACAGCCCCGCGCAGAGCACCGGGACACCGCTCCCGTCACCGGGCTGGACGCACCATCGGAGGCGGGCCGCCCCTCCTGGGCCACCGGCCACCCTCGGCCGCACGCCGCGTCGGCATCCGAAGCCGGCCGGACGCCGGGCACCGCCCGGGAAGCGGATCCGGCGCACGCCCCGGCCGCGCCGACGACGGACCACCGGGGCGCCGCGCACCTCCGTTCCCCGGCGTCCGACGCCTCCGGCACCGCCCACCCCACCGCGGGCGGGCACGGCGGGCAGCACCGGACCGACGCGCTCGCGGCGCGAACGCCTCAGGTCACCGCCCGGATCCCCGCCGAACCCGAGGCCGCCGGAGACGCTCCCGCCCCCGGCCCCCAGACCCTTTACGCGGACGGAAGCCCCGCCGCCCCGGCACCCGCGCCGGGTCCCGACGGCGCCCCCTCACCCGCGCCCGGAAAGCGACCCCGCGGCCGCGGCATAGCGGCCTGGGCGCGCCGTCTCACCGGCGGTCGCGGCGACCGCCAGCCGCAGACCGCCGACACCGGCGTCGACGCCGCCCAACCCCCGGTCATCGGGGTGCCCGCGGAAACGGGCCCCGGACGCGCGGACGCCCGCGGCGCCGCCGCGGACGCCGCGAGCCTGCGCGAGCGCTGGCCGGACCCGGCCGCCGTGCTGCTCACGGCGCTCGGCCCGGGCCCGCGCCTGTGGGAGCGCGGACCGGACCACGCGGACCTGCTGACCGTCCGCCTGGGCACCGCCGACCGCTACGCCCCCGCCCCGGACACGGCCACCGGCCGTACCCTGCTGCCCGCCGTCCCCGTCACCGTCGCCCTGCGGCAGGCCGGTTCGCTCGGTCTGGCCGGGCCCCGGGGGCGGCTGGCCGGGCTGGCCCGGTCCGCCCTCGCCCACCTGGCGGCCCTGCACTCGCCGTCGGTGCTGGAGTTCGTCCTGATCGCCGCCGACCCGGCCCGTCCCGCGGACCGGCGGCAGGCGGAGTGGGCCTGGCTGGGCTGGCTCCCGCACCTCCGCCCGGCTTACGGCCAGGACTGCCGGCTGCTGGTCGCCTATGACCGGGAGCAGGCCGCGGCACGCGCCGCCGAGCTGGTGCGCCGGCTGGACGATGGCCCGCTCGGCCCGGGCTGGCCGACCGCGCCCCTGGAGGACGTCGCGGCGGCGGCCGACCGTCACCCCGGCCCGTACACGGTGGTGATCGTGGACGGCGACCCGGGCACGTCCGCGCTCCGCGAGACCGTCGCCCGGCTGGCCGCGCGCGGCGCCGCCGCGGGCATCCACCTGATCTGCCTCGCCGAGGCACCGGCGACGACGGCCAGCTCCCCGGTCTCGGCCGCGCTGGAGACCGCCGCCGCCGGCTCCCCCGCGTTCCCGCACTGCGGCGCGGTGGCGCTGCTCGGCGGCGACGTGGCCACGGTGGTCCAGGTCATCGAGCGGACGGCGCGGCCGGGCGACCGGTCCGGCTCCGCCCCGCCGCCCGGCGGCTCGGTCGTGGCCGCCGTGGACGCCGTGTCCGGCGCCTGGGCGGAGCGGTTCGCCCGGGCCCTCGCACCGCTGCGCGTCACCGACGCCGACCCGACGGGCCGTTCGGCGCGCGTCGCCGCCCTGCCCAGGACCGCGCGGCTGCTGGACGAGCTCGGTCTGGCCCGCGCCACGCCCGCCTCGCTGACCGCCCGCTGGGCCGAGGCCACCGACCCCGGCAGCCGCCCCGGCGGCCGGGCCGTCGCCGTCCTCGGCGCGGGCCCGCACGGTCCGCTCGCCGTCGACCTGGCGGCCGACGGCCCGCACCTGCTGGTCGAGGGCGGGCCGGGCAGCGGCAAGACGGAGCTGCTGCGCTCGCTGGCCGCCTCGCTCGCCGCCGCCGACCGCCCCGACCGGCTCTCCCTCGTCCTCGTGGACGGCGCGGCGGCCGAACGCGGCGAGGGCCTGCGCGTGTGCACGGACCTGCCGCACGTCTCCACCTACCTGGCCGCCTCCGACCCGGTCCGGATGCGGGAGTTCGCGCAGGCCCTCGGCTCGGAGCTGAAACGCCGCGCCGAGCTGCTGGGCACGCTCGACTTCACCGCCTGGCACGAGCGGCACACCTCGCCGCCGCCCCAGGTGGTGACCCCCCGGCGATCTGCCGACCCGTCGTCCGGCGACCTCGACTCGCCCCCCACCGGCACCCTCCGGCTGCGCCCCGCGCGGGGCGGCGACAGCGCCGCCCGGACGGCGGAGACCGCGCTGCCGAGGCTCGTCGTCCTGGTCGACGACTACGACGCCCTGGTCGCGCCGGCCCTCGGCAGCACCGGCCGGCCGGCCGCCGGTTCGGTGGTCCGGGCCCTGGAGGCCGTCGCCCGGGACGGTGAGCGGCTCGGCATCCACCTGGTAGCCGCCTCCGGCCGCCCGGACCGCACCGACGGCACGGAAGCCGCCGAACGGGCGGCGCTGCGCGCGGCGTTGGAGATCGCCCCGGCCGAGGCGGGGGCCCAGGGCGACGGCGGACCGGCCCCCGGCCGCGGCCGGCTGCGCCGTCCCGACGACGAGGCCGTGACCCCGTTCCAGGCGGGCCGGGTCACCGGCCGCATCCCCCGGACGGCGACGCTCCGCCCGACCGTGGTCCCGCTGGACTGGCAGCGCATGGGCGATCCGCCGACCCGCCGGCCGGTGCGCGAACTGGGCAACGGCCCGACCGACCTGGCCCTGCTCGCCAGCGCCCTGCAACGGGCCGCCCAGTCGGCGGGCGCCCGCCCGGCGCCGCCCCTGCTGTGA